One genomic segment of Cololabis saira isolate AMF1-May2022 chromosome 22, fColSai1.1, whole genome shotgun sequence includes these proteins:
- the jcada gene encoding uncharacterized protein jcada: MYSVEDLLISHGYKLPKHTPSSTPTPVPASSSHQPPSSSSPPSYTKHHDGLENRHGARTVNGYERGPAVPYGSGGGSRQPQVYGGGGCPNNNNEAKDRGQTKQEGENRGQTDNHSLGESLTSDSGFCDGNRGPQASSKDVSYWRRRGQDFTVLLDYADYRESHGGGQGVYSRPDGPQQARGQEPSADDRQRPVQERQRWGSQAQAQAQAQAQAQAQAQAQAQAQAKGHAQAQAQAQARSREREAALHQWRMANERKCQSLGTEEWNPAVIFGRQLSQSEGERWAQEQQRLRARTPEAMVVNPRTKIKSQSLPRMMQPESLQYVDFAVSGQRLYKRANGHPMSQHDLYRAPRWPENGRPASANQLSMTPKARFTRPPRPPSYEMHQQIRGSCEVLSGRESVVPHARDRTPLPISRTADPHLDYFAQDSGPPGYIPPPSYKRAPIMGAGRRGYGDISVDYRYRGDIYQQIQVAPDGSHWLIRHPAGSWPDPHRERSMSSQKQLCPVYSTQDRPGGGVQYIPFDDPRIRHISSALGGNSLTDADKIRHIRNELPSVTVSETATDNSAFLPPPLGPFITAKLADESKQTSSSDFDNDNMRWQSDLHKNTVNNFQAPDQNCNNRNPKTQLLPSLPSSAFQVLSAAASSRQRCSSEQGFAETITQVKKIVPDSQPDNIRHSKRRVSETIFCLVSVPVHTPGKINKDSMADQNNNEAVPSMTITKSDTFAVGLKESPNIRSKSVNEIPIRSPYSHFHTSSTSSVRNYKRAPLRKEIIDAWALQAKEDKESCYAGSWPGNQYRNQETQTGSPLTVVKSPEPQSPSGDHEPVRSATNTTTDSAAGNSSSVSYGYPMAGQRNLNLSSNSAFSRLSLSPAHTPSLQQFSPSRPKVHNQGDQQSSPKKSGPPESVEQVVFGQFLLKPVNRRPCDVIGELETINKVMEDTISKRPILAQCVDDLDGVNKRLASGAHFTAGPEPGREAISLPPLHIEKPTNIKKRSKSFASSADLESMDVSSAFSKPQVNSMAPVNDLSLHPGPRYDCSLSSVPPYSESNQFYRQDIPVPQESLLRNVGLTVYTETPGGPGEPMQRSLSVPSPLEHKDLVDPVQLSQESRAEPVRNSSRSEHNLNEELEFKVSTEGNVKSASTSPFRGQVNNSSARRERSPQKDSLQPNSRHRKEVSFVFQDDDSDKTFALSEPLAYKDDSTIADKHLERLLIKEKANALPTEDLSNLYEVKCAKGIPENESIEERAARILGIAVPVEALGVADQHLMDNEADLMDILAETQQVIRECEQVKEESLVALGADTEELEMTGSGVDLQEREEDDKQKHSDDHGEDETETRSGLQIPEFPPSKLTLSLPVSPDEKLVLSMHGGKKKGRGGVCKLSECQQDKPVEADAASSTTTMVIAATDNVVHPTELDSHIKCLSLKSPESVGQAGPEDTDYDTKECEVQEEPKKKTVKQQPEEEDVDTKGSKEEENLDEHGKLGDLKEAIEESYRLCKEEEIREERVEDVAVTVVLKADNEQSREVLFKLKLEEEQEEMELKIVDEDSENPLEVVKDDHEADVVRRAKSTQHAEAGQLPRPKQRTRLQKPPLLPKPRSVPKREITLPLSFSSGTCSPASVEEEEMLSVADSYDPSRVERV; this comes from the exons ATGTACAGCGTGGAGGACCTCCTCATCTCTCATGGATACAAGCTGCCCAAGCACACCCCCTCCTCCACTCCCACTCCGGTCCCTGCATCTTCCTCCCACCAGCCTCCGTCCTCCTCCTCGCCGCCGTCCTACACCAAGCACCACGACGGGCTGGAGAACAGGCACGGGGCCAGGACGGTAAACGGGTATGAACGAGGGCCCGCGGTGCCCTACGGGAGCGGCGGCGGATCCAGGCAGCCCCAAGTGTACGGCGGTGGCGGCTGtcccaacaacaacaacgagGCGAAGGACAGAGGCCAGACGAAACAGGAGGGAGAGAACCGGGGCCAAACGGACAACCATTCCCTGGGAGAATCCCTGACCTCAGACAGCGG GTTTTGTGATGGCAACAGAGGCCCTCAGGCATCGTCCAAGGACGTTTCCtactggaggaggagaggccaAGACTTCACTGTGTTACTGGACTATGCTGACTACAGAGAATCCCATGGAGGGGGACAAGGAGTCTACAGCAGGCCAGACGGGCCTCAGCAAGCAAGAGGCCAGGAGCCGTCTGCAGATGACCGTCAAAGGCCGGTCCAGGAGAGGCAGCGCTGGGGTTCTCAGGCCCAGGCTCAGGCTCAGGCCCAGGCCCAGGCCCAGGCCCAGGCTCAGGCCCAGGCTCAGGCTCAGGCTAAAGGTCACGCTCAGGCTCAGGCCCAAGCTCAGGCCCGGTCCAGAGAAAGAGAAGCAGCTCTCCATCAGTGGAGGATGGCAAATGAGAGGAAGTGCCAAAGCCTGGGGACGGAGGAGTGGAATCCAGCTGTAATCTTTGGCCGCCAGCTGTCGCAGAGCGAGGGCGAGCGCTGGGCTCAGGAACAGCAGCGGCTCCGCGCCAGAACACCGGAGGCCATGGTGGTCAACCCCAGGACCAAAATCAAATCCCAATCTTTGCCCAGGATGATGCAACCTGAGAGCCTGCAATACGTGGACTTTGCCGTGTCTGGCCAGAGACTGTACAAGCGGGCCAACGGACATCCGATGTCACAGCACGACCTTTACAGGGCGCCCCGCTGGCCGGAGAACGGCAGACCAGCCAGTGCTAACCAGCTCTCAATGACACCAAAGGCCCGCTTCACCCGACCCCCCAGACCTCCATCTTATGAGATGCACCAGCAGATCAGGGGAAGCTGTGAGGTTCTGTCCGGCAGAGAGTCAGTGGTTCCCCATGCCAGGGACAGAACACCCCTTCCCATATCAAGGACAGCCGATCCTCATTTGGACTATTTTGCACAGGACTCTGGACCCCCAGGATACATCCCTCCCCCATCGTATAAAAGAGCTCCTATAATGGGAGCAGGGCGCCGGGGATACGGGGACATCTCTGTTGATTACAG GTACAGAGGAGACATCTATCAGCAGATACAAGTGGCTCCAGATGGATCCCATTGGCTCATTAGACACCCAGCTGGTTCCTGGCCCGATCCTCACAGAGAGAGAAGCATGTCCAGTCAGAAGCAGCTCTGTCCTGTGTATTCTACCCAGGACCGCCCGGGAGGTGGAGTCCAGTATATCCCCTTTGATGATCCCCGTATCCGTCACATCTCCTCAGCCCTAGGTGGCAACTCCCTCACGGACGCTGACAAAATCCGCCACATCCGTAACGAGCTTCCCAGTGTCACCGTGTCGGAGACTGCGACCGACAACAGTGCCTTTCTGCCCCCACCACTGGGGCCTTTCATCACTGCCAAATTGGCAGATGAATCAAAACAGACATCTTCTAGCGACTTTGACAATGACAACATGAGATGGCAAAGCGATTTGCACAAAAATACTGTCAATAACTTTCAAGCACCTGACCAAAACTGCAATAACAGAAATCCCAAAACCCAACTTCTTCCTTCGTTACCCTCCTCAGCCTTCCAGGTCCTATCAGCAGCAGCGTCCTCTCGTCAGAGGTGTAGTTCAGAGCAGGGTTTTGCAGAAACTATCACCCAAGTGAAGAAAATTGTGCCAGATTCACAACCAGACAACATCCGGCACAGCAAGAGAAGAGTGAGTGAGACCATCTTCTGCCTTGTGTCGGTCCCCGTTCACACACCAGGTAAAATCAACAAAGACTCGATGGCTGATCAGAACAACAATGAGGCAGTGCCAAGCATGACCATTACCAAAAGTGACACTTTTGCCGTCGGCCTCAAAGAGAGCCCAAACATCCGTAGCAAGTCCGTGAATGAGATACCCATCAGATCCCCCTATTCTCATTTTCATACCAGCAGCACATCCTCGGTGAGGAATTACAAGAGAGCTCCTTTACGGAAGGAGATCATCGATGCCTGGGCGCTCCAAGCAAAGGAAGACAAAGAGTCTTGCTATGCTGGGTCCTGGCCGGGAAATCAGTACCGTAATCAGGAAACTCAGACCGGCTCACCTTTGACGGTGGTAAAAAGCCCAGAGCCCCAGAGCCCCTCTGGGGACCACGAGCCCGTCCGGTCTGCCACAAACACAACCACTGACAGTGCTGCTGGGAACAGCAGTAGCGTGTCCTACGGCTACCCCATGGCAGGTCAGAGGAATCTCAATCTTTCCAGCAACAGCGCCTTTTCCCGTCTCAGTCTCAGCCCAGCACACACACCGTCGCTTCAGCAGTTTTCACCCTCTCGCCCCAAGGTGCACAATCAGGGAGACCAGCAGTCCTCCCCAAAGAAGAGCGGTCCCCCGGAGAGTGTGGAGCAGGTGGTCTTCGGTCAGTTCCTCTTAAAGCCAGTAAACCGGCGACCCTGTGATGTCATTGGTGAATTGGAGACTATAAATAAAGTGATGGAAGACACAATTAGCAAGAGACCAATTTTGGCTCAATGTGTTGACGATCTGGACGGGGTAAATAAGAGACTAGCTTCAGGAGCACATTTCACTGCTGGTCCAGAACCGGGCCGGGAGGCAATCAGTCTTCCTCCGCTGCACATAGAAAAGCCCACCAATATAAAAAAGAGGTCAAAGTCCTTTGCTTCTAGTGCCGATCTCGAATCTATGGATGTGAGTAGTGCTTTCTCCAAGCCCCAGGTCAACAGCATGGCACCAGTAAATGACCTCTCCCTTCACCCAGGCCCGAGATACGATTGTTCCCTGTCGTCCGTTCCCCCATACAGTGAATCGAACCAGTTTTACAGACAGGACATCCCAGTCCCTCAAGAGTCCTTGCTGAGGAATGTGGGGCTGACTGTCTACACTGAGACTCCCGGtggtcctggagagccaatGCAGCGCTCGCTCTCAGTCCCGTCTCCACTGGAACACAAGGATCTCGTTGACCCAGTGCAGCTCTCCCAGGAGTCCAGAGCAGAACCTGTTAGGAATAGTAGTCGTTCTGAGCACAATTTAAATGAAGAGCTTGAATTTAAAGTGAGTACTGAGGGAAATGTTAAATCAGCAAGTACTTCACCATTCAGGGGTCAGGTAAACAACTCTTCAGCTAGGAGGGAAAGATCACCTCAGAAAGATAGCTTGCAGCCCAACTCAAGGCACAGGAAAGAGGTCTCTTTTGTGTTTCAGGACGATGACAGTGATAAAACGTTTGCCCTCTCTGAGCCTCTGGCCTATAAGGACGACTCAACAATAGCAGATAAGCACCTAGAAAGGTTACTTATTAAGGAGAAAGCCAATGCTCTACCTACCGAGGACCTCAGCAATTTGTATGAGGTCAAATGTGCCAAGGGAATCCCTGAAAATGAGTCTATAGAGGAGAGGGCGGCACGGATCCTGGGTATAGCTGTTCCGGTGGAGGCCTTAGGTGTGGCTGACCAGCATTTAATGGACAATGAGGCCGATCTGATGGACATTTTAGCAGAGACACAGCAAGTGATACGAGAGTGTGAGCAAGTCAAAGAGGAGTCCCTGGTCGCTCTGGGAGCAGATACAGAGGAGCTTGAGATGACGGGGTCAGGTGTTGACCTACAGGAACGAGAGGAAGATGACAAACAAAAGCACAGCGATGACCACGGTGAAGACGAGACAGAGACTCGGTCAGGGCTACAAATTCCCGAGTTCCCACCCAGTAAGCTCACCCTGTCTTTGCCTGTCAGCCCTGATGAGAAGCTCGTACTGAGCATGCACGGTGGGAAAAAGAAAGGGAGAGGCGGGGTCTGCAAACTCAGCGAATGCCAGCAAGATAAACCGGTTGAAGCAGATGCAGCTTCATCAACCACGACTATGGTCATAGCAGCCACAGACAACGTGGTCCATCCGACAGAACTGGACTCTCATATAAAATGTCTCAGCCTCAAAAGTCCAGAGTCTGTAGGACAAGCCGGTCCTGAAGACACAGATTATGATACAAAGGAATGTGAAGTTCAGGAAGAGCCTAAGAAGAAAACAGTCAAACAGCAACCAGAAGAAGAGGATGTGGATACAAAAGGGAGTAAAGAGGAGGAAAACCTGGATGAACACGGCAAGTTGGGAGATCTTAAAGAAGCAATAGAAGAAAGTTACAGGCTGTGCAAAGAAGAGGAAATACGTGAAGAGAGGGTAGAGGACgtggctgttacagtagtactAAAAGCAGACAATGAACAGAGTAGGGAAGtactttttaaattaaaattggAAGAAGAACAAGAAGAGATGGAGTTGAAAATTGTGGACGAAGACAGCGAAAACCCTTTGGAGGTGGTGAAAGATGACCATGAAGCAGATGTGGTCCGCAGAGCGAAGAGCACTCAGCACGCAGAAGCTGGACAGTTGCCCAGACCAAAGCAGCGCACCAGGCTCCAGAAACCTCCTCTCCTCCCGAAACCACGCAGCGTTCCCAAGAGAGAGATAACACTGCCACTCAGCTTCAGCTCTGGAACCTGCAGCCCTGCGagtgtggaggaggaggagatgctCTCCGTTGCAG ACTCTTACGACCCCAGTCGAGTGGAGAGGGTGTAA